DNA sequence from the Staphylococcus epidermidis genome:
AGCAATTCTAGTTAGACGTGACATATGAGCTGGAAAACCAAGTTTAAGTCCAATATCTGTAGCTAAAGTTCTAATATAAGTTCCTTTACCACATGTTACTTCAACTTCAAAATGACATGTCTGCTCCTGGAAAGTAACTTCAGATATTCTATGTATATCTTTAATAAAAACTTGTCGTTTAGGGCGTTCGACAGTTTCATTATTTCTCGCATATTCATATAATTTTCTTCCATTTACTTTAACAGAAGAATACATAGGCGGAATTTGTTGAATATGCCCCTCAAATTGCTGCAACACTTGGTCAATCGTATCTTCATTAATATCATTCTTATCAACAGCCCTAGTTTCTAAAATATCTCCAGTTTGGTCTTCAGTAGTCGTACTCTTTCCTAGCGTTATCATAGCGTGATAAGTTTTTCCCATTTCCATGATATAATCACTGACTTTTGTCGCATCGCCTAAACAAATTGGTAACACACCATTAACTTCAGGATCTAATGTTCCTGTATGACCAATTTTTTTCATTTTTAAAATTTTACGTAATTTAAAAACGACGTCGTGACTTGTTAAACCTCGTTTCTTAAATACCGGTAGTATGCCATTATACATGTTGTCACACCTTTAACTTTTAATAACGTGTATTATTATAACACGATATTTTAATTCTTTAATTAGCGTTTTACATAAAAATAGTAGGCAATATCAAAAATATGCTTTATGAATGATTGTGCCTACTATAAAATATATTATTTATC
Encoded proteins:
- the truB gene encoding tRNA pseudouridine(55) synthase TruB; the encoded protein is MYNGILPVFKKRGLTSHDVVFKLRKILKMKKIGHTGTLDPEVNGVLPICLGDATKVSDYIMEMGKTYHAMITLGKSTTTEDQTGDILETRAVDKNDINEDTIDQVLQQFEGHIQQIPPMYSSVKVNGRKLYEYARNNETVERPKRQVFIKDIHRISEVTFQEQTCHFEVEVTCGKGTYIRTLATDIGLKLGFPAHMSRLTRIASGGFQLESSLTIDQIKELHEHDSLHNELFPIEYGLKGLKSFQVKDSNFKKKICNGQKFHKKVLSQNVKEPFIFVDSSTQKVLAIYIVHPDKPYEIKPKKVFN